AATAAAAAAGTAAAAGGAAAAAAAGAATGGTATTAACGCCGACGGCGAAAAGAAAGAGCAAATGAAGACAAGAAAAGGGAACATAATGAATGAGAAAACGGCTTGGATGTATTCTCTGGCTCTAAAAGAGTGCTTATGTGAATGTTCATGATTTGCAACCTATTGTTCATTGCAATTTGGTAAAGGAATTCATTTTAAACTATTTCTAATTTGAAGGTCAATCTATATTTTGTTTAGTTAAAGCAAAAACAGACTTAAGTATTTCAGCTGTTTTCCTGCTAAAAAATTGCATGTGTGGCCCAAACCGCGTTTCGCTTCTCCTCGATTGGGTGGTTTAATGTCTTCATTCCAAAATTGTTTAAATCAAGCTTTGTTACGAAATATAGGTGCTAGACCATACAATTTTTTTAATAAATTTTTTATCGTTTCGCAAATGTGTAAGAAGATTATACCATTGATGGTCATGCAAAACCACGGCTATTCCATGCTTTAAAAGCTTTTGTTGATTGAATTCTAGTTTTCAAATTTGAAGATCGCATGTCGGATGGCTGGCGAAGTAGCTTTTTGACAAATGCCCAGAATCAGTTCTAGGCATTTGTCAAAATGTTATATAGTAGTGAAACCCCGTTTTGAGAGAGCTTTATTCACTTTTTTCACAAAGTAATTTTCATCTAAAGCTGCTTTGATTGGATTTACCCGAATTCCAATGATACCTTTTGCATTCCATGATACTGGTCGGCCATACACGTCAATGGGGAAGGCGATATTTTGTTCTTGTGGATCAGCAGGAAGATCATTTTTTATTTTTTTTAGATTGTCATCAAAAATGATGGATATGATTGTTCTTCCTTTGAAGTGGCTGTCAGAAACACAATAAATTCGTTTTCCAGATTCTGCTTTTCGATCGTTATTAAACCATTCTTGAACGTGATCTTTACCTAATGTATTAGTCTCGAGCATTGATTCTAATAGTTTTTCACCATTTAATACGGTTGTTTGATCACTCAATTGCATCCCTGCAGAGCTAAATATGGCTGTACGATCTAAAGTGATTCCTTTTTCTTTAAATGCGGCTGCTATGAGAGGGCCATCATTGCCAAAAGTCCGAATAATACAGGTATAAAGGCATCTTTTTTCAATTGTTTGAATCAGCTTAAAAACCGAATCAAAGGGAGTAAATACGGCTCTTTCTGTTGCTGGATGGAGATATTTTTCTGCGAGCTTTCGATAGAGAACAGAAGCTTCATGATAAAGTTTTGCACGCTCTGCACTTGTAGAGGCTTTTTCTTCTAAATATAGAAGAAATTTTCCAATTTCTTCTTCCTGTTTTTCTTTAATGTCTTTTTGGTATTTGTTTCCAGGGAAACGAACTTTTTGAATGTAGTCTTTGTAAGACATTCTTGCAGAACCATTCCAACAAGAAAAAATGGCTCCAGCTACTTCGTAAATGATTTCATTGACATTCTTGGTTGTATCTGCAAATGTGACAGTTCCATTCAAATCTAAATTTAGCAAAATGAAGTCAGGAATGACTACATTTGTTTGTGAAATATGCATGTTGTGGCTCGATGTTAAAATATTATTGAGAGTTTTTTTCGTAGGCGAAGCTTGCTTCGTGTATGGCTTTGGCCTCAAACCACAGCTCAACACGCGCGTTTTCGATGATGTCATCTTGGCTTAAACTGAGATTGGCAGGAACTATGTCCTCAAGTGTCATGTCGATTATTTCTTGCGACGTTCTCGCTTTAGCGAGGAGAAGGTCTTTTCGATAATCTTTAACAGGAATCGAGGCTAACCCGACGCAGCTTGCATCCACCTCATCTAAGGTTTTTTTGGCCATCGCTTCCATTCTATCACACATCATGGGATCGCTTGCAAGCATGTAGTTCTTACCTCTCCACTCTTCCTTTGTTTGTTTTAATCCAGCTTCTAATAACCCAGTAGAAACATCTCCTACCAAATGGATTTTGGGAGAAACATGCAATGCGTGGGCTTTAAATAGATTTATGATAATTTGTTCAGTTTTTGAAATCTCTTCTGAAGTCCTGACAAAAATAACAATGTTTTGGATGTCGATCTCTTTTTTAGCGATTTTGATTGCAGCTAAAGAACGATTGCGAATAGGAAGAGGGGCACCTCCAAGCATGATGATGGATACAGATTTCCCTTTGGCTCTTTGGACATCCACAATTTTTTTTCTTTGTGCGCAGTGATATTTGAGAAATTTTTTGGCATGTTCGGAAGAAGGATATTTCCCTTCCGAGCGTATAGCATTCACATTATGGGTGTAACCAATTAAGTGATCTAATTTTGCAGCAACCTTTGTGATGTTTTTTTCCTCGAGATCAATACCGGCCTTTTCTAAAAGCATTTGACAATGAGGGGTAATCTGTCCTGTTTTGAAGTCGCAGTATTTGCTTAGAGAATGCGTGCTTTGCGTTGGGTTAAACATATGGCCGCCTTTGGTTAGGTGTTTTTTGTTTCTGCCACAAGACTAACAAAAGACAGACTGGTAAGAAAAATTAATTAAATTGATTAAGAAAATCACTTTTTTTAATATTAGATCCTATGAATCCCCATCTTAATCTATTACATCTAAAATATTTTTGTGATGCTGTTAATTTTAATAGCATTTCAGAGGCAGCCAAAGCCAATTTTGTTACTCAGTCTGCTGTGAGTCAAGCTATTAGTAAATTGGAGATTTCTTTGGGAGCTAAAGTTATAGTGCATTCCCGTCAGAAATTTCAAATCACGGAAGAAGGAAAAATCGTTTTTGAACAGGCGAGGCATATTTTCACGGCAGTTCAAGCGATACATGAAAAAATTCATTACAATAAAGAAGGGGTAAATGGCGTCGTGAAGTTTGTGAGTACAAACAGCCTTGGAATGTTTTTCATCGCTCCAATGTATAAAAAAATGCAGGCTCAATTTCCTTCAGTCTCGATTAGTTACAAGTTAGGTGGATTAAATTTGATTCGGAGCGCTTTAAGGCAAGGGGAAGCTGAATTTGCTATTGTTGTTAATTCCAGTGAGTTTACAGATTTTTCTAAACATTTGCTTAGGAAAGGGGTTTTTCAATTATATCAACACGTAGAATCGCATCCTCAGCTATTTGAAAAAGGGATTTTAATTGATTATGCAGAAAGTATGTATATCGCTAGCTTGCAGGAATACATGTTACAAGCAAACCAACAGCAGTTAAAAATACAGGCTGAGTTAGCTGCATGGGAAGTTGTGGCGCGTTTTACAGAAATGAATATTGGAATTGGTTTTTTTCCTGATTACATTGTGGCGAATAATCGTTATACAAGTTTGAAGGTCTTTCCTATTGATCTCCCCATTTTTGAATATGAAATTTGTGCGATATACAATAAAGGGCATGCTTTATCACGACCATCATGTTCTTTTCTTGATCAATTTTTTCTATGAAATGAGAGCCTCGTTTGAGGGCTTGAGCTTTTTGGCTATTTTGAAAATGTGCTTAGCTAAAATGGAGTGCAATTTTCCCCTTCTGGCAGGTATTCCTTTATTGATTTCTGTTCCAATTTGTTCTCCGCGAGCATTGGAATTTTGTTCTGTGTTATTTTGGCTGGCCGAATATTGATTAATCGCGACTGCATAGGTTTGCACTTTCTCCGCATCTAGTGAGCCTGGAAAACGCCCATGTAGAGCTTGAAAGACTAGGCTTTCCTGCATTCTATCATCTACACGACCAGTGCGATCTTCCGCACTTTTACAGAAAAATTCATTAATATTTCCTATTTTATCCTGTAGCAAATTATAAGCGACCTGGAAGTCCATCACATGATCGGTTTCACGAAATTTTTTATGATGAAAGACTTTTTGAGCTTCATAGTGCAGAGCTAAAACTTGCTGCAAGTCTTTAAATTGTGCTGTGGTTTCAGCTGACCAGTCGGGATCTTTTCCAATTCCTTTTAAGATATTGACGTTTTGCTCTAGTGTGCTTTCTCGCTTACGAAAAGCCTTTGTACGGGCTGTAAGTAA
This genomic interval from Parachlamydia acanthamoebae contains the following:
- a CDS encoding LysR family transcriptional regulator, whose amino-acid sequence is MNPHLNLLHLKYFCDAVNFNSISEAAKANFVTQSAVSQAISKLEISLGAKVIVHSRQKFQITEEGKIVFEQARHIFTAVQAIHEKIHYNKEGVNGVVKFVSTNSLGMFFIAPMYKKMQAQFPSVSISYKLGGLNLIRSALRQGEAEFAIVVNSSEFTDFSKHLLRKGVFQLYQHVESHPQLFEKGILIDYAESMYIASLQEYMLQANQQQLKIQAELAAWEVVARFTEMNIGIGFFPDYIVANNRYTSLKVFPIDLPIFEYEICAIYNKGHALSRPSCSFLDQFFL